A DNA window from Vigna unguiculata cultivar IT97K-499-35 chromosome 10, ASM411807v1, whole genome shotgun sequence contains the following coding sequences:
- the LOC114166749 gene encoding uncharacterized protein LOC114166749, whose amino-acid sequence MKFLFLAIVILWCVCDLLVVHVLANSRFPEEMYSFDRNSHVTYKYDRTSEVQKQCASVLSASSELRYEYSVTGMKGEFSFVNGDWRQDEGKFPIMPFDASKSPGTLSEDRASMNLVSFWVSDVDLDHRLKKSIPINGFMVIGITRDGNFVDNAFDGNPEFRLWPSHSQLSISFQGIYTESRKNGGERVLCLLGSTMLPTREADPANPWSWMKNPGDIPLSEDDQILLVLRYPLTFTLTNRIISGELKSLNRDSNSKYFDVVHMSSQLGKSAKYTFGSQQIVSKACNPYPAKDNLKDDGIAVYKGARFCEILEEITREKPLSVVPNWRCNGTDDFCSKLGPFLSDKEIKSTDGGFQGVKLYMQDVICSQEASKSNTGSTRVSTVFRAVSPSENEYTAAKRSGPSNTSLAAEGIWKSSSGQLCMVGCLGAVDAKGSSCNTLICMYIPTTFSLKQHSIILGTLSPISNSNAFFPLSFEQLVLPSELWNYFKLTNPNYSYSKTTSAGAVLEKNEPFSFTTVIKKSLLTFPKLEDNEAFEDSLSLLAEDLTYHVSGFPDPLPNVLAPRVDIQLEILSVGPLFGRYWYDKNGSISEQETPYHATAAEYTEKQLLINVSAQLSLAGKGYSNFSVLFLEGLYDPHVGKMYLIGCRDVRASWKVLYQSYDLEAGMDCLIEVVVAYPPTTTRWLVDPRATISIESQRNDDDSLRFDPIKLKTFPIIYRKQREDVLSRRGVEGILRLLTLSFAIGCILSQLFYIQHSVDSLPYISLVVLGVQALGYTIPLVTGAEALFKKMVSESYDVSSSELESSEWLHVIDYSVKLLLIVSLLITLRLFQKVWKSRIRLQTRSPLEPHRVPSDKRVFLCTFFMHVIGYVIVLIVHGTKTSQKDVIAKTYLVDGVNSHPLPRWATELEEYVGLVEDFFLLPQIIGNLFWHIDCKPLRKLYFIGITVVRLLPHIYDCIRAPVSNPYFSEDSEFVNPNLDFYSKFGDIAISVTAIILAIVVYIQQRWSYEKLSQFLTFGKYKLLPTFKYQRLSSRSCESELVPGINGGAAKDNEHVDVE is encoded by the coding sequence ATGAAGTTTCTATTTTTAGCCATTGTTatcctttggtgtgtttgtgaCCTGTTGGTGGTCCATGTTCTGGCAAATTCACGTTTCCCTGAGGAAATGTATAGTTTTGATAGGAACTCCCACGTGACCTATAAATATGATCGCACGAGTGAAGTTCAGAAACAGTGTGCCTCTGTGTTGTCTGCTTCATCTGAATTGAGATATGAATACAGTGTTACTGGTATGAAAGGAGAGTTTTCTTTTGTGAATGGGGATTGGAGGCAGGATGAGGGTAAGTTTCCCATAATGCCATTTGATGCTAGCAAATCTCCTGGAACCTTGTCTGAAGATCGTGCTTCAATGAACTTGGTCTCTTTCTGGGTTTCGGATGTTGATCTTGACCACCGCTTGAAGAAGTCAATTCCCATCAATGGTTTCATGGTGATTGGCATTACTAGAGATGGCAATTTTGTGGACAATGCATTTGATGGGAATCCTGAGTTTCGTTTATGGCCCAGCCATTCTCAGCTTTCAATCTCCTTTCAAGGGATTTACACTGAATCAAGGAAAAATGGTGGGGAAAGGGTATTGTGTTTGTTAGGGAGCACTATGCTTCCTACTCGAGAGGCTGATCCTGCCAACCCGTGGTCATGGATGAAGAATCCGGGTGATATACCTTTGTCAGAAGATGATCAAATTCTGCTTGTTCTTCGGTATCCATTGACATTCACATTAACAAACAGGATAATCAGTGGAGAGCTAAAAAGCTTGAACCGGGATTCCAATTCTAAGTACTTTGATGTTGTTCACATGTCATCACAGTTGGGCAAGTCAGCAAAGTACACATTTGGCTCACAACAGATTGTATCCAAAGCATGCAATCCGTACCCAGCTAAAGATAATCTGAAGGATGATGGCATTGCTGTCTACAAAGGGGCAAGGTTTTGTGAAATCCTTGAAGAAATTACTAGAGAAAAACCTTTGTCTGTGGTGCCAAACTGGAGATGTAATGGCACAGATGATTTCTGCAGTAAATTAGGTCCTTTTTTATCAGATAAGGAAATCAAATCAACGGATGGAGGCTTTCAAGGAGTTAAACTTTATATGCAGGATGTTATCTGTAGTCAAGAAGCTAGTAAGAGTAATACTGGTTCTACTAGGGTATCAACTGTTTTCAGAGCCGTTTCTCCATCAGAGAATGAGTATACTGCAGCAAAAAGATCTGGACCTAGCAACACATCTCTTGCTGCCGAAGGGATTTGGAAGTCTTCTAGTGGACAGCTTTGCATGGTTGGTTGCCTAGGAGCTGTTGATGCCAAAGGGAGTAGCTGTAATACTCTAATCTGTATGTATATTCCCACCACTTTTTCCTTAAAGCAACATAGTATTATTTTGGGAACTTTGTCTCCCATTAGTAACAGTAATGCCTTCTTTCCTCTATCGTTTGAGCAACTTGTGCTACCTTCAGAACTCTGGAACTATTTCAAGCTCACTAACCCAAATTACAGTTACTCCAAAACTACTTCGGCCGGTGCTGTCCTAGAAAAAAACGAGCCCTTCAGTTTCACGACTGTCATTAAGAAATCATTGCTAACATTCCCCAAACTTGAGGACAATGAGGCATTCGAAGACAGCCTGTCTCTTCTTGCAGAAGATCTCACTTATCATGTCTCTGGATTTCCTGACCCTTTGCCCAATGTCTTGGCCCCAAGAGTTGACATTCAACTGGAGATTCTCTCCGTTGGTCCCTTGTTTGGACGCTATTGGTATGATAAAAATGGTTCAATATCTGAACAAGAAACACCATATCATGCCACGGCTGCTGAATATACAGAAAAACAACTTCTTATAAATGTATCTGCACAACTCAGTCTTGCTGGAAAAGGTTACAGTAACTTCTCTGTGCTTTTTCTGGAGGGTCTTTATGATCCTCATGTTGGAAAAATGTATCTAATTGGTTGCAGAGATGTGAGAGCATCATGGAAGGTCTTATATCAGAGTTATGATCTTGAGGCTGGAATGGACTGTTTGATTGAGGTGGTTGTGGCTTATCCTCCTACCACAACTCGGTGGCTAGTCGATCCCAGAGCTACAATATCAATAGAAAGTCAAAGGAATGATGATGATTCGCTTAGATTCGATCCTATAAAGCTCAAAACTTTTCCAATCATATACAGGAAGCAACGTGAAGATGTTCTCTCACGCAGAGGTGTTGAAGGGATTCTTCGACTCTTGACACTTTCATTTGCAATTGGGTGCATTTTAAGCCAACTGTTTTATATCCAGCATAGTGTGGATTCTCTTCCATATATATCTCTAGTGGTTCTAGGTGTTCAAGCTCTTGGGTATACCATTCCTTTGGTCACAGGTGCAGAGGCACTCTTTAAGAAAATGGTTTCTGAATCTTATGATGTGTCATCTAGTGAATTGGAGAGCAGTGAGTGGCTCCATGTCATTGATTACTCTGTGAAACTGTTGTTGATTGTGTCATTGCTGATAACTCTGCGACTTTTTCAGAAAGTATGGAAGTCTCGCATCAGATTGCAAACACGTTCCCCTCTTGAGCCACATCGAGTCCCTAGTGATAAAAGGGTATTTCTTTGTACCTTTTTCATGCATGTGATAGGGtatgttattgttttaataGTTCATGGCACAAAGACCAGTCAGAAGGATGTTATAGCAAAGACATATTTGGTTGATGGAGTAAATTCTCATCCATTGCCACGATGGGCAACAGAATTGGAAGAATATGTAGGTCTTGTGGAAGACTTTTTCTTGCTTCCTCAAATTATTGGGAATCTATTCTGGCATATCGATTGCAAACCTCTCagaaaactatattttattggAATCACTGTGGTCAGACTTCTTCCTCATATATATGACTGCATCAGAGCTCCAGTTTCAAATCCTTACTTCTCTGAGGACTCTGAATTTGTCAATCCAAATTTGGATTTTTACTCGAAATTTGGAGATATTGCAATTTCTGTGACTGCTATTATTCTTGCAATTGTGGTCTATATTCAACAAAGATGGAGCTATGAGAAACTGAGTCAGTTTCTGACATTTGGAAAATATAAGCTTCTCCCAACTTTCAAATACCAAAGATTGTCTTCTAGGTCTTGTGAATCTGAACTAGTCCCTGGTATCAATGGTGGTGCTGCAAAAGACAATGAGCATGTTGATGTAGAGTGa